From Mytilus edulis chromosome 8, xbMytEdul2.2, whole genome shotgun sequence, one genomic window encodes:
- the LOC139484992 gene encoding maltase A1-like, with protein sequence MEKTEVTIADEKFHEGEAIAGKKSNFCTSNKCSFILLVIIAAVIAVSCVIIFTDKELRTKRQYDPSDLEWWKKTIVYQIYPRSFKDSNGDGIGDLKGITSMLDHLTYLGVGAIWISPFYKSPMRDYGYDVQNYVEIDPMFGTMEDFDELMKEAKKKDIKVILDFVPNHTSNDSEWFQKSRQMDTEYKDYYVWSDGKLNTQTRKYEPPNNWLSVFGGSAWTYDVQRSQYYYHAFLETQPDLNYRNPKVLKELKKAMTYWLDKGVSGFRLDAFKFAFEAKNLSLDEALPKVSSNEIAKWSDEQPHNYTNNLPELYPIIKDWRKMLETYKEKDTISRFMSVESTGITQAIRDQYYQAGSVPFNFDLITSLKRTCNGLCFKEIIERGMKDLSEDAWPNFVMGNHDNHRVASRMGLDMIDVMNMLLLTLPGTPTCYYGDEIGMVDVNYTFAESKDPAGLNFGKDFWKYSRDPERFPMQWDNTLNAGFSKGSPWLRVSPDYSSKNVKMQKETKRNTHIQVFKKVAEIRKLPSFQHAEIQFSVTNENFLSYVRQAEGRPKYLVIMNVGQDKNAVSADFTKEPVGSSRGQVVAMTGTVDIALNSILNLKEVSLKRGQGLVIRVYH encoded by the exons ATGGAGAAAACAGAGGTTACGATCGCGGACGAGAAATTTCATGAAGGTGAAGCGATCGCTGGAAAAAAATCTAACTTTTGCACGTCAAATAaatgtagttttattttattggtgATAATTGCAGCAGTTATTGCTGTAAGCTGTGTTATTATTTTTACCGACAAGGAGTTGAGGACAAAACGGCAATATGATCCGTCAGATTTGGAATGGTGGAAGAAAACAATAGTATACCAAATATATCCTAGATCATTCAAAGATTCTAATGGAGATGGCATAGGGGATCTAAAAG GGATTACTAGCATGTTAGACCACCTAACATATCTGGGTGTAGGGGCAATATGGATAAGTCCATTCTACAAGTCACCCATGCGAGACTATGGTTACGATGTCCAGAACTATGTAGAAATAGATCCAATGTTCGGCACAATGGAAGATTTTGATGAACTCATGAAAGAGGCAAAAAAGAAAG atataaAAGTTATTTTAGATTTTGTGCCAAATCATACGAGTAATGATAGTGAATGGTTTCAGAAATCCAGACAAATGGATACGGAATATAAAGATTATTATGTATGGAGCGAtggaaaattaaatacacaaacaCGCAAATATGAGCCTCCTAATAACTGG CTTAGTGTATTTGGAGGTTCTGCATGGACATACGATGTCCAACGCAGCCAGTACTACTACCACGCTTTCTTAGAGACACAGCCTGACCTTAATTACAGAAATCCCAAGGTTTTGAAAGAATTAAAA AAAGCCATGACATATTGGTTAGATAAAGGAGTGTCAGGTTTCAGATTAGATGCATTCAAATTTGCATTCGAGGCAAAAAATCTATCCCTAGACGAAGCCTTACCG AAAGTCAGTTCTAATGAAATTGCCAAGTGGTCAGATGAGCAACCTCACAACTATACAAATAACTTACCAGAACTTTATCCAATCATAAAAGACTGGAGGAAAATGCTTGAGACGTACAAAGAAAAAGACACTATTTCCAG GTTTATGTCAGTCGAGTCCACTGGTATAACACAGGCTATTCGAGACCAATATTATCAAGCCGGGTCGGTACCATTCAACTTTGACCTCATAACCAGTCTGAAAAGAACATGCAATGGtttatgttttaaagaaataatagaaCGAGGCATGAAAGATCTTTCCGAAGATGCTTGGCCAAATTTTGTG ATGGGAAACCATGACAACCACCGGGTAGCCAGTCGAATGGGCCTTGACATGATTGACGTGATGAACATGCTACTGTTAACGTTACCAGGGACACCGACATGTTACTATGGTGATGAAATAGGGATGGTCGATGTTAATTATACTTTTGCAGAATCCAAGGACCCTGCTGGATTAAATTTCGGAAAG gatttCTGGAAATATAGTAGAGATCCTGAAAGATTCCCAATGCAATGGGACAACACCCTAAACGCAGGTTTCTCCAAAGGAAGCCCTTGGCTCAGAGTTAGTCCGGATTATTCTTCTAAAAATGTAAAG ATGCAGAAAGAAACGAAAAGAAATACTCATATTCAGGTTTTCAAGAAAGTAGCAGAAATCAGGAAGCTTCCTTCTTTCCAGCATGCTGAAATCCAATTTTCAGTAACAAATGAAAACTTTTTATCATATGTAAGACAAGCTGAAGGACGTCCAAAATATTTAGTAATAATGAATGTAGGGCAAGATAAAAATGCTGTTTCAGCAGATTTCACCAAAGAACCAGTCGGGTCGTCGAGAGGCCAAGTTGTGGCTATGACAGGAACAGTAGACATCGCTTTGAACTCGATATTAAACCTAAAGGAAGTGTCTTTAAAAAGAGGGCAAGGACTTGTAATCAGAGTTTATCACTGA